In Mycobacterium sp. Aquia_216, a genomic segment contains:
- the aceA gene encoding isocitrate lyase ICL2, whose translation MAIIDADTEVPAPFEQDLEKQTAATQRYFDDPRFAGIIRLYSARQVVEQRGTIPTDYTVAREAATAFYPRLRELFAAKKSITTFGPYSPGQAVSMKRMGIEGIYLGGWATSAKGSTTEDPGPDLASYPLSQVPEDAAVLVRALLTADRNQQYQRLQMSEQQRAAAKEYDYRPFIIADADTGHGGDPHVRNLVRRFVEVGVPGYHIEDQRPGTKKCGHQGGKVLVPSDEQIKRLNAARFQLDVMRVPGIIVARTDAEAANLIDSNSDERDQAFLLGATNLAIPSYKACFLALVRRFYELGVKDLNGHLLYALADGEYGIANAWLERQGILGLVSEAVNTWREDGQKSIDDLFDQVESQFIAAWEDDAGLMTYSDAVAEVLSFGESEDEPASMSPAEWRQFAARTSHYAAREKARELGAAPDWSPELARTPEGYYQVRGGIPYAIAKSLAAAPFADILWMETKTADLADARQFAEAIHAEFPDQMLAYNLSPSFNWDTTGMTDEEMKQFPVELGKMGFVFNFITYGGHQIDGVAAEEFATSLQQDGMLALARLQRKMRLVESPYRTPQTLVGGPRSDAALAASSGRTATTKAMGKGSTQHQHLVQTEVPKKLLEEWLTLWSEHYQLGEKLRVTLRPRRAGSDVLELGILGEDGEQLANVIVDPIKDRHGRSILQVRDQNTFAEKLRQKRLMTLIHLWLVNRFKADAVYYVTPTEDNLYQTEKMKSHGIFTEVYPEVGEIIVAEVNKPRIAELLKPDRVALRKLITKEG comes from the coding sequence ATGGCCATCATCGACGCGGACACTGAAGTCCCCGCACCGTTCGAACAAGACTTGGAAAAACAAACAGCCGCCACGCAACGATACTTCGACGACCCACGCTTCGCCGGGATTATTCGCCTCTATTCGGCCCGCCAAGTAGTCGAACAACGCGGCACGATACCGACCGACTACACCGTGGCCCGGGAAGCGGCGACGGCCTTCTATCCCCGCCTGCGCGAGCTTTTCGCGGCGAAGAAGAGCATCACCACCTTCGGGCCGTACTCTCCCGGCCAGGCAGTGAGCATGAAGCGGATGGGCATCGAGGGTATCTACCTCGGTGGCTGGGCAACCTCCGCCAAGGGGTCCACCACCGAAGACCCGGGGCCCGACCTGGCGAGCTACCCGCTGAGCCAGGTGCCTGAAGATGCCGCGGTGCTGGTGCGCGCGCTGCTGACCGCGGACCGCAACCAGCAGTACCAGCGGCTTCAGATGAGCGAGCAGCAACGCGCGGCAGCCAAGGAGTACGACTACCGCCCGTTCATCATCGCCGACGCCGACACCGGTCACGGCGGTGACCCGCACGTCCGCAACCTGGTAAGGCGCTTCGTGGAGGTCGGGGTGCCCGGCTACCACATCGAAGACCAGCGTCCGGGTACCAAGAAGTGTGGTCACCAGGGCGGCAAGGTTCTGGTGCCGTCCGACGAACAGATCAAGCGTCTCAACGCCGCCCGCTTCCAGCTGGACGTCATGCGGGTTCCCGGCATCATCGTCGCGCGCACCGACGCCGAGGCGGCCAACCTGATCGACAGCAATTCCGACGAGCGCGACCAGGCGTTCCTGCTGGGTGCGACCAACCTGGCCATTCCTTCGTACAAGGCCTGTTTCCTGGCACTGGTACGGCGCTTCTATGAGCTGGGCGTCAAGGATCTGAACGGTCACCTGCTGTATGCCCTGGCCGACGGCGAGTACGGCATCGCCAATGCCTGGCTTGAGCGCCAAGGCATCCTGGGCCTGGTTTCCGAGGCCGTCAACACCTGGCGGGAGGACGGGCAGAAGTCCATCGATGATCTCTTCGACCAGGTCGAGTCGCAGTTCATCGCGGCCTGGGAGGACGACGCGGGGCTGATGACCTACAGCGATGCCGTCGCGGAGGTGCTGTCGTTCGGCGAAAGTGAGGACGAGCCGGCGAGCATGAGCCCCGCCGAATGGCGCCAATTCGCCGCGCGGACATCGCACTACGCAGCCCGGGAGAAGGCACGGGAGCTGGGCGCAGCCCCAGACTGGAGCCCCGAGCTGGCGCGGACCCCCGAGGGCTATTACCAGGTCCGCGGCGGGATTCCGTATGCGATCGCCAAGTCGCTGGCAGCGGCCCCCTTCGCCGACATCCTCTGGATGGAGACCAAGACCGCGGATCTGGCCGACGCGCGACAGTTCGCCGAGGCGATCCACGCCGAGTTCCCCGACCAGATGCTGGCGTACAACCTGTCGCCGTCGTTCAACTGGGACACCACCGGCATGACCGACGAGGAGATGAAACAGTTCCCCGTCGAGCTCGGGAAGATGGGCTTCGTCTTCAACTTCATCACCTACGGCGGGCACCAAATCGACGGCGTCGCCGCCGAGGAATTCGCCACCTCGCTGCAGCAGGACGGGATGCTGGCGCTGGCGCGGTTGCAGCGCAAGATGCGCCTGGTCGAGTCGCCCTACCGGACGCCGCAGACCCTGGTCGGCGGCCCGCGCAGCGACGCCGCCCTGGCCGCCTCGTCGGGCCGCACCGCGACGACCAAGGCCATGGGCAAGGGCTCGACCCAGCACCAGCACCTGGTGCAGACCGAGGTGCCCAAGAAGCTGCTGGAGGAGTGGCTGACGCTGTGGAGCGAGCACTACCAGCTGGGGGAGAAGCTTCGGGTGACGCTGCGACCCCGGCGGGCGGGCTCGGACGTGCTCGAACTCGGGATCCTCGGCGAGGACGGCGAACAGCTGGCGAACGTGATCGTGGATCCAATCAAGGACCGGCACGGCCGCAGCATCCTGCAGGTGCGCGACCAGAACACGTTCGCCGAGAAGCTTCGCCAGAAGCGGCTGATGACTCTGATCCACCTGTGGCTGGTGAACCGCTTCAAGGCCGACGCGGTGTACTACGTGACACCGACCGAGGACAACCTCTATCAGACCGAGAAGATGAAGTCTCACGGCATCTTCACCGAGGTCTATCCGGAGGTTGGCGAGATCATCGTCGCCGAGGTGAACAAGCCGCGCATCGCCGAACTGCTCAAGCCCGACCGGGTCGCGCTGCGCAAGCTGATCACCAAGGAAGGCTAG